A stretch of the Sphingobacterium thalpophilum genome encodes the following:
- a CDS encoding vWA domain-containing protein, with protein sequence MKSRTRNRGFYFKLYDEPFQTPFDKLFDIFKELITHTSGDFDEAIDWLRELDKEFKLTTPEYTIDDFIADLKNKGYIRERLEFGGTGSVDLTSKMEKALRQNALDQIFGKMRKGRSGNHKTSQQGRSDESMGDLRSYQYGDSLEKIALTESLKNAQVNHGIGDFALSENDLVVEDTQFKSQMSTVLMIDISHSMILYGEDRITPAKKVAMALSELILTRYPKDSLDVIVFGNDAWPIAIKDLPYLQVGPFHTNTVAGLQLAMDILRRKRHANKQIFMITDGKPSCLNMPDGTYYKNPMGLDPFITGKCYSMAAQARKLGIPITTFMITADPYLQQFVDEFTASNQGKAYYTGLGDLGEMIFEDYEENRRKRIR encoded by the coding sequence ATGAAAAGCAGAACACGAAATCGAGGTTTTTATTTCAAGCTATATGATGAGCCGTTTCAGACGCCTTTTGATAAGTTGTTTGACATTTTTAAAGAACTCATCACCCATACCTCAGGAGATTTTGATGAAGCTATCGATTGGCTGCGTGAACTGGATAAAGAGTTCAAGCTGACCACTCCCGAATATACGATAGATGATTTCATCGCAGATCTGAAGAATAAAGGATACATCCGGGAGCGGCTGGAGTTTGGTGGGACTGGCAGTGTAGATCTGACCTCAAAGATGGAGAAAGCCTTACGCCAGAATGCGTTGGACCAAATTTTTGGAAAGATGAGAAAGGGGAGGTCGGGCAATCATAAAACCAGCCAGCAAGGGCGGAGTGACGAAAGTATGGGCGATTTGCGAAGCTATCAATATGGAGACAGCCTAGAAAAAATTGCACTCACTGAAAGCCTGAAAAACGCACAGGTCAATCATGGCATAGGTGATTTCGCCTTATCAGAAAACGATCTCGTTGTAGAAGATACGCAGTTTAAATCGCAGATGAGTACGGTGCTGATGATCGATATCAGCCATAGTATGATTCTCTACGGCGAAGACCGCATCACTCCTGCAAAGAAAGTAGCTATGGCCCTATCCGAGCTGATACTGACGCGTTATCCGAAGGATTCACTTGATGTCATCGTTTTTGGTAATGACGCTTGGCCTATAGCGATAAAAGATTTACCATATCTACAGGTGGGGCCATTTCATACCAATACTGTCGCCGGTCTTCAGTTAGCGATGGACATACTCAGACGTAAGCGGCATGCCAACAAACAGATATTTATGATCACTGACGGCAAACCGAGCTGCCTGAACATGCCGGATGGTACTTATTATAAAAATCCGATGGGGCTTGATCCTTTTATTACAGGTAAGTGTTACAGCATGGCAGCTCAAGCCCGTAAATTGGGGATACCCATTACGACTTTTATGATCACCGCTGATCCGTATTTGCAGCAATTCGTTGACGAATTTACAGCCTCTAATCAGGGTAAGGCTTATTATACCGGGCTTGGAGATCTTGGCGAAATGATCTTTGAAGACTACGAAGAAAATCGAAGAAAGAGAATACGGTAA
- a CDS encoding sigma 54-interacting transcriptional regulator, with protein sequence MKITTFGALKNSGYRPKTIKEELRDNLITKIRNGETVFNGVHGYEDTVIPELERAILSKHNINFLGLRGQAKTRLARLMVNLLDEYVPVVEGSEINDDPYHPISRYALELLEGKGDDTPISWLHRSERFAEKLATPDVTVADLIGDVDPIKAANLRLSYADDRVIHFGMIPRANRSIFVINELPDLQARIQVALFNILQEGDIQIRGFKLRLPLDVQFIFTANPEDYTNRGSIVTPLKDRIGSQILTHYPTSIEIAKVITAQEANLEAAQKNQIYIPELARELIEQISFEARNSEYVDEKSGISARMSITAFQNLLSTAELRMLKNGSSKTSVRLSDFMGIVPAITGKVELVYEGEQEGPAAVAMQLIENAVKSLFPILFPKIEKLEKEGQRYPYDGIVRWFAESEGVELSDELRDADYEQLLEQITPLRTLIEQYRPETKPEDHYFLSEFILWGLALYNKLSKFRTGKDLQFQDNFQGYLRNNL encoded by the coding sequence ATGAAGATTACAACATTTGGCGCACTAAAGAATTCAGGATATCGGCCTAAGACGATAAAAGAAGAATTGCGTGACAATCTGATTACAAAAATAAGGAATGGCGAGACTGTATTTAACGGAGTACATGGTTATGAGGATACGGTAATTCCCGAACTGGAGCGGGCGATTCTCTCCAAGCATAATATTAATTTTCTGGGCCTTCGCGGTCAGGCAAAGACCCGCTTGGCCAGGCTTATGGTTAATCTGCTGGATGAATATGTACCTGTGGTGGAGGGGTCCGAAATCAATGACGACCCATACCACCCCATATCCCGTTATGCGCTGGAGCTCCTAGAGGGAAAAGGCGATGACACGCCGATAAGCTGGCTACACCGCAGTGAACGTTTTGCGGAGAAATTGGCTACCCCCGATGTTACGGTAGCCGATTTGATCGGAGATGTCGATCCTATCAAGGCCGCAAATCTGAGGTTGAGTTATGCTGACGATCGCGTAATTCATTTTGGAATGATTCCCCGGGCAAACCGTTCAATATTTGTCATTAATGAACTGCCCGATCTTCAAGCACGCATACAGGTAGCACTTTTTAATATCCTGCAGGAGGGGGATATCCAGATCCGCGGGTTTAAATTGCGCCTGCCGTTGGACGTACAGTTCATATTTACGGCCAATCCAGAAGATTATACCAATAGGGGAAGTATTGTGACACCGCTGAAAGACCGGATAGGTTCACAGATTTTAACCCATTACCCCACGTCGATTGAGATCGCTAAGGTCATTACTGCGCAAGAGGCTAATTTGGAAGCTGCGCAGAAGAATCAGATATACATACCGGAGCTCGCGCGTGAATTAATCGAGCAAATCAGTTTTGAAGCCAGAAATAGTGAGTATGTAGATGAAAAAAGCGGAATCAGTGCACGGATGAGCATTACGGCATTTCAAAACCTATTGAGCACTGCCGAGTTACGCATGCTCAAAAACGGTTCCAGTAAGACCTCCGTACGCTTGAGCGATTTTATGGGGATCGTGCCCGCTATAACCGGAAAAGTGGAACTTGTTTACGAAGGCGAGCAGGAGGGCCCTGCGGCAGTCGCTATGCAGCTGATCGAAAATGCAGTAAAAAGCTTATTTCCGATCTTGTTTCCCAAAATTGAGAAGTTGGAAAAAGAAGGCCAACGCTATCCTTATGATGGCATTGTCCGTTGGTTTGCAGAATCGGAGGGGGTTGAGCTATCCGATGAACTTAGAGACGCCGATTACGAACAGCTATTGGAACAAATAACCCCGCTGCGCACCTTGATCGAGCAATATCGGCCGGAAACAAAGCCAGAAGATCACTACTTTCTGAGCGAGTTTATACTGTGGGGCTTGGCGCTATACAACAAATTGAGTAAATTTAGAACAGGCAAGGACCTGCAGTTTCAAGATAACTTTCAGGGGTATCTGCGGAATAATTTGTAA
- a CDS encoding S41 family peptidase, which translates to MSGCKKDPADYPVGSNAYVNTWILDSLRRYYFWNESLPKKPDLNQHPTVFFKSLLNAADRFSYMVDPQDPASYPPSNWNKFGFDYATVRTDDSNLIFGIIKYVYNDSPASRSGLKRGDYISRINGERLTISNAGRLQNELSTSGEGRLTIATWEGDALKDLRTVDLIAGVILEQSVKQHIFQLDTKKIGYLYLNDFSPGLAQSVIPNFNLFKNETIDALIIDIRYNPGGQVAEAAGVTALISGLAYNTPFITYTGNKNGGRKTESIGHSASSDHSMQYGQLLEASLGLKQLYLLVTGTTASAAELLINNLKPYVNVITIGETTRGKDQASFVIKDMRQTKTISWELHPIIYKLSNARGEGDYSTGIVPQHHVNELEYLPLKELGAADDPLVQRVFTLIQDGISTRMRKDDPKIAIDDIHVLTDSRQMQTAYDLLQTRN; encoded by the coding sequence ATGAGCGGCTGTAAAAAGGATCCGGCGGATTATCCTGTGGGCTCCAATGCCTATGTAAACACCTGGATATTGGATAGCCTGAGGCGCTATTATTTCTGGAATGAGTCCCTGCCTAAGAAGCCCGATCTGAATCAGCATCCCACCGTTTTTTTCAAATCTTTATTGAATGCTGCAGATCGATTTTCCTATATGGTCGATCCGCAAGATCCTGCCAGCTATCCGCCATCCAACTGGAATAAGTTTGGATTTGACTATGCGACAGTGCGTACGGATGATAGTAATCTGATTTTTGGGATTATTAAATACGTTTACAACGATTCGCCAGCATCGCGCAGCGGATTGAAACGGGGCGATTACATCAGTAGGATCAATGGAGAACGCTTGACAATCTCCAATGCTGGCCGGTTGCAAAATGAACTGTCGACAAGTGGTGAAGGACGGCTGACGATAGCCACTTGGGAAGGCGATGCTCTTAAGGATTTACGAACAGTGGATCTCATTGCTGGAGTGATACTCGAACAATCTGTTAAACAGCATATTTTCCAACTGGACACCAAGAAAATAGGCTATCTCTATCTCAATGACTTTAGTCCGGGGCTAGCTCAGTCAGTTATTCCTAATTTTAATCTGTTTAAGAACGAGACGATTGATGCACTGATCATCGATATCCGCTACAACCCCGGCGGACAGGTGGCCGAGGCCGCTGGGGTCACCGCCTTGATCAGCGGGCTGGCATACAATACACCGTTTATTACCTATACAGGCAATAAAAATGGAGGTCGGAAGACTGAAAGTATCGGTCACAGTGCCAGCAGCGATCACAGCATGCAGTACGGCCAGCTGTTGGAAGCGAGTCTGGGACTGAAGCAGCTGTACCTCTTAGTAACAGGGACAACCGCCTCTGCCGCCGAACTATTGATCAACAATCTAAAACCCTATGTCAATGTCATCACCATTGGAGAGACAACCAGGGGAAAAGATCAAGCGTCATTTGTCATTAAGGATATGCGGCAGACCAAGACCATATCTTGGGAGCTGCATCCGATCATTTATAAGCTGTCCAATGCGCGGGGTGAAGGAGATTATAGTACGGGTATAGTACCGCAACATCATGTAAATGAGCTAGAGTATCTTCCCTTAAAAGAATTGGGTGCTGCAGATGATCCGCTTGTGCAGCGTGTGTTTACACTTATACAAGACGGTATATCAACGCGTATGCGCAAAGATGATCCAAAGATTGCGATAGACGACATTCATGTTTTGACCGACAGTAGGCAGATGCAGACAGCATACGACTTGCTGCAAACAAGAAATTGA
- a CDS encoding RNA polymerase sigma factor translates to MKRKATATNEQLLEQLRQGDKAAFQELYFRTRNKVMGFSYKFLRSQEDAKELTQEIFVKLWENREKIESSKNIETLLYVMVRYSMLDLWKRKLRYDNFLETQSRVEQHHDSTAQYIDYQECYAVLSKSIESLPQQAQKVYRLSREEGLSHQQIAEQLQISTHTVSNHIKRSMRQIRAYYNNSYPEAFGCILGLIFFLV, encoded by the coding sequence ATGAAAAGAAAAGCAACAGCAACTAACGAACAATTATTGGAACAATTGCGTCAGGGAGATAAAGCGGCATTTCAAGAACTGTATTTTCGGACGCGAAATAAGGTAATGGGCTTTTCTTACAAGTTTTTACGTTCTCAGGAAGACGCAAAGGAACTCACGCAGGAGATCTTTGTAAAGCTCTGGGAAAACCGTGAAAAAATAGAATCCAGTAAAAATATAGAGACTTTGTTGTACGTTATGGTCCGTTACAGCATGCTTGATCTGTGGAAGCGAAAACTGAGATATGATAATTTTCTTGAAACGCAAAGCAGGGTTGAGCAGCATCATGACTCCACTGCGCAATATATAGACTATCAGGAATGTTATGCGGTGTTATCCAAATCGATAGAAAGCCTGCCACAACAAGCGCAAAAAGTATATCGTCTAAGCCGCGAAGAAGGACTGTCCCATCAGCAAATCGCCGAGCAGCTTCAGATATCAACCCATACGGTCAGCAATCATATCAAAAGATCCATGCGTCAGATCAGGGCGTATTATAATAATAGTTACCCTGAGGCATTTGGCTGCATTTTAGGCTTAATTTTTTTCTTAGTTTAA
- a CDS encoding FecR family protein, which yields MERFRRGQATPAEKKALLHYLETESRDIQIELVAEVLVDIWADEPTEREETIETTREFDAILDKIPDAPKKRNQVPVFKLLSYAAAILLVCAVTLSWFHLQQPAKQKTAPVISWSSKTTADGQKVKIRLSDSTIIYLAAGSTLRWPDRFEKGQKREVILAGEAFFEVKRDTTSPFIVRTGKISTQVLGTSFNIYAYPNDKSQVISVRSGKVRILEGAQSDEKKLADLTAGMRLTYQQQTMQFSVEKDQDPAVFNSWIDNRLDFKNASLDEVMTKLGRYYNIRFDSRGACQPDSYRINARFENLPIANIMEQLKLMSGGKLHYRINGEHSITIWREGCS from the coding sequence ATGGAACGTTTTCGTCGGGGACAGGCCACCCCAGCGGAAAAGAAAGCCTTATTGCACTATTTAGAAACCGAAAGCCGGGATATACAGATTGAACTCGTAGCCGAAGTTCTTGTCGACATATGGGCCGATGAGCCTACAGAACGGGAAGAAACCATTGAGACTACGCGGGAGTTTGACGCTATCTTAGACAAAATTCCAGATGCACCTAAAAAACGCAACCAGGTCCCAGTATTTAAGCTATTGTCCTACGCTGCCGCAATACTGCTGGTATGTGCGGTGACACTCAGCTGGTTTCATCTCCAGCAACCGGCCAAACAGAAGACTGCACCGGTGATAAGCTGGTCCAGCAAAACTACAGCCGATGGACAGAAAGTAAAAATCAGACTGAGCGACAGCACGATTATTTATTTGGCAGCTGGAAGTACACTACGCTGGCCGGATCGGTTTGAAAAAGGACAAAAACGAGAAGTAATCTTGGCGGGAGAAGCTTTTTTTGAAGTTAAAAGGGATACGACAAGCCCTTTTATTGTGCGCACGGGGAAGATAAGCACCCAAGTCCTAGGCACTTCTTTTAATATCTATGCCTATCCAAATGACAAAAGCCAGGTCATTTCGGTTCGTAGTGGTAAGGTCCGTATACTGGAAGGTGCCCAGTCGGACGAAAAGAAACTGGCCGATCTGACAGCAGGGATGCGTTTGACATATCAGCAGCAGACAATGCAGTTTTCAGTGGAAAAAGACCAGGATCCAGCAGTATTTAACAGCTGGATAGACAATCGCCTAGACTTTAAAAATGCGAGTTTGGATGAAGTAATGACCAAGCTGGGCAGGTACTATAATATCCGCTTTGATAGCAGAGGCGCCTGCCAACCGGATAGCTACCGTATCAATGCTCGCTTTGAAAATCTGCCAATTGCAAACATTATGGAGCAATTGAAATTGATGAGTGGAGGTAAGCTCCACTATCGAATCAATGGAGAACACTCCATTACCATATGGAGGGAGGGTTGTTCATGA